A DNA window from Paenibacillus sp. HWE-109 contains the following coding sequences:
- a CDS encoding acetyl-CoA C-acetyltransferase translates to MSAEVVIVSAVRTAIGNFMGALSGVSAPELGSIAIREALKRAHIRDDQVSEVIMGNVLQAGIGQNPARQAWLQAGFNECIPAMTINKVCGSGLKAVMLAAQAVKLGDADIVVAGGMENMSQAPYLLHGTRAGLRMGDAPLVDSMIRDGLWCAMCDIHMGMTAENVAERYRLSRAEQDEFAVRSQEKAQRALSSDRFVDEIVTVSIPQRKGEPLSFAQDEFPRAGTTGETLAKLKPAFKRDGTVTAGNASGINDGSAALVVMSAEKAGELGLMPLARIRSYASFALEPSMMGLGAIGAARLVFKKTGISVDDIDLFEMNEAFAAQSLAVMRDLGIPSDKLNVNGGALALGHPIGASGARVLVSLLHELEKRDGKLGLAALCIGGGQGVAMLVERGSFEAK, encoded by the coding sequence ATGAGCGCAGAAGTTGTTATTGTGAGTGCTGTACGCACAGCAATTGGAAATTTCATGGGAGCACTCTCGGGTGTCAGCGCACCTGAACTCGGCAGCATAGCCATACGGGAAGCGTTAAAGCGGGCCCATATCAGGGACGATCAAGTGAGCGAAGTGATCATGGGCAATGTGCTGCAAGCCGGAATAGGTCAAAATCCGGCGAGGCAAGCCTGGCTTCAAGCCGGCTTCAATGAATGCATACCCGCTATGACGATTAACAAAGTTTGCGGGTCAGGCTTGAAAGCCGTTATGTTGGCAGCTCAAGCTGTAAAGCTGGGCGATGCCGACATCGTCGTTGCTGGCGGTATGGAGAACATGAGCCAAGCGCCATACTTGCTTCATGGTACGCGTGCTGGCCTTCGCATGGGCGATGCTCCCCTAGTAGACTCGATGATCCGTGATGGGCTATGGTGCGCCATGTGCGACATCCACATGGGCATGACCGCCGAAAATGTGGCGGAGCGCTACAGGCTTTCACGTGCGGAGCAGGATGAATTCGCCGTAAGGAGCCAGGAAAAAGCGCAGCGAGCGCTGAGTTCAGACCGTTTCGTCGATGAAATCGTAACGGTTTCTATTCCACAGCGCAAGGGTGAACCGCTGAGCTTTGCCCAAGACGAGTTCCCCCGTGCTGGAACGACCGGGGAAACGCTAGCGAAGCTGAAGCCGGCTTTCAAGCGAGATGGAACGGTCACAGCAGGTAATGCTTCGGGCATTAACGATGGCTCCGCTGCGCTGGTCGTGATGTCTGCGGAGAAGGCGGGGGAGCTTGGCTTGATGCCGCTAGCCCGCATCCGCAGCTACGCCAGCTTCGCACTTGAACCATCGATGATGGGGCTTGGAGCCATTGGGGCAGCTCGCTTAGTGTTTAAGAAAACGGGCATTTCCGTGGATGATATCGACTTGTTTGAAATGAATGAAGCTTTCGCGGCACAATCTCTGGCTGTCATGCGAGACCTAGGCATTCCCTCAGATAAGCTGAATGTCAATGGTGGCGCACTAGCTTTAGGACATCCAATCGGAGCAAGCGGGGCTCGTGTTCTCGTATCCCTGCTTCATGAATTGGAGAAGCGGGATGGCAAATTAGGCTTAGCCGCTCTCTGCATTGGTGGCGGTCAAGGTGTAGCTATGCTGGTTGAACGAGGGTCATTCGAAGCGAAATAG
- a CDS encoding 3-oxoacid CoA-transferase subunit B gives MSDDRTKIVKRAVQEIQNGMYVNLGIGLPTRIASYIPQDMNVMLHSENGLLGIGPYPLEGEEDPDLINAGKETITAIPGASYFDSAESFAMIRGGHIHLAILGAMEVAGNGDLANWMIPGKMVKGMGGAMDLVSGAQRVVVIMEHVNKYGESKVKTACTLPLTGQGVVDRLITDLAVFDFTFGKMVLIELQPEVTLDEVLAKTDAAFLVSPHLNSGQVTEGRQT, from the coding sequence ATGAGTGACGACCGTACGAAAATTGTAAAACGAGCCGTACAAGAGATTCAGAATGGTATGTATGTCAATCTGGGCATCGGTTTGCCTACTAGGATTGCCAGCTATATACCGCAAGACATGAATGTCATGCTTCACTCGGAAAACGGGCTGCTCGGTATAGGTCCTTATCCACTGGAAGGAGAAGAAGATCCGGACTTAATTAATGCCGGCAAAGAAACGATCACCGCGATCCCTGGCGCCTCTTACTTTGACAGCGCCGAGTCCTTCGCAATGATTCGAGGCGGGCATATTCACTTGGCGATTCTTGGTGCAATGGAAGTAGCAGGCAACGGTGATTTAGCCAACTGGATGATCCCAGGCAAAATGGTCAAAGGCATGGGAGGCGCCATGGATCTGGTCAGCGGCGCACAGCGCGTTGTTGTTATTATGGAGCATGTTAATAAATACGGAGAGTCCAAAGTGAAAACAGCGTGCACCTTACCCCTCACAGGGCAGGGCGTAGTTGACCGACTGATTACAGATTTGGCGGTTTTTGATTTTACCTTTGGAAAGATGGTTCTAATTGAATTGCAGCCAGAAGTTACATTGGATGAAGTGTTAGCGAAAACTGATGCAGCCTTTCTCGTCTCCCCCCATTTGAACAGCGGACAAGTCACGGAGGGAAGACAAACATGA
- a CDS encoding CoA transferase subunit A translates to MSKLYASISEAIQDIHSGDTLIVGGFGLCGIPANLIGALKEQGTTGLTVVSNNCGVDDWGLGLLLANKQIEKMISSYVGENKTFEKQFLSGELAVELVPQGTLAERIRAGGAGIPAFYTATGVGTLVAEGKEHKVFEGRTYLLERGIVGDFALVKAWKADMLGNLVFRKTSRNFNPIAATAGKVTIVEAEEIVEAGELHPDEIHTPGIYVQRIVKCTSIQKRIERLTVQTGGMTT, encoded by the coding sequence ATGAGTAAACTATATGCTTCAATATCTGAAGCGATACAGGATATACATAGCGGTGACACTTTGATTGTCGGAGGATTCGGGCTGTGCGGTATTCCAGCGAATTTGATCGGTGCTCTGAAAGAACAGGGAACTACAGGACTGACCGTAGTTAGCAACAATTGCGGTGTTGATGATTGGGGACTTGGGTTGCTGCTGGCTAATAAGCAAATTGAGAAAATGATATCTTCCTATGTGGGCGAAAATAAAACGTTCGAGAAGCAATTTTTAAGCGGAGAGCTTGCAGTGGAACTGGTCCCACAAGGAACTCTTGCGGAGCGGATTCGAGCCGGTGGTGCAGGAATTCCCGCTTTTTACACGGCTACTGGTGTTGGCACGTTAGTTGCTGAGGGCAAAGAACATAAAGTGTTTGAAGGACGCACGTATCTATTGGAACGTGGAATTGTCGGGGATTTTGCCCTTGTAAAAGCATGGAAAGCCGATATGCTGGGCAACCTGGTCTTCCGCAAAACGTCGCGGAATTTCAACCCGATCGCTGCAACCGCAGGGAAAGTAACCATCGTAGAGGCCGAGGAAATCGTGGAGGCAGGGGAGCTTCATCCGGATGAAATCCATACGCCTGGCATTTATGTGCAGCGGATCGTGAAATGCACGAGCATTCAAAAACGGATTGAGCGCCTCACGGTACAAACTGGAGGGATGACTACATGA
- a CDS encoding 3-hydroxybutyrate dehydrogenase: MTRFLENKVALITGAASGIGLEIARTYAREGAKVVIADVNEEKAGLAVEDLRLAGFDVIGFGCDVTKEEQYLDVIRKTEQAYGTLDILVNNAGLQHVSPIEDFPVDKFEFMLKVMVTGAFIGIKHAFPIMKRQNYGRIINMASINGVIGFAGKAAYNSAKHGLIGLTKVAALEGASHGITVNALCPGYVDTPLVRGQLEDLSRTRNVHVDKVLEEVIYPLVPQKRLLSVEEIADYAMLIASDKMKGVTGASLLIDGGYTAQ, translated from the coding sequence ATGACAAGATTTCTAGAAAATAAAGTCGCTTTGATTACTGGTGCTGCAAGTGGAATCGGTCTTGAAATTGCCCGCACTTATGCACGAGAAGGAGCCAAAGTTGTCATTGCTGATGTCAATGAAGAAAAGGCTGGTTTGGCGGTTGAGGATTTGAGATTAGCAGGTTTCGATGTGATCGGGTTTGGCTGCGATGTCACGAAGGAAGAGCAGTATCTGGACGTTATTCGCAAAACAGAACAGGCTTACGGAACATTGGATATTCTCGTCAATAATGCGGGATTACAGCATGTATCGCCGATTGAGGATTTTCCGGTCGATAAGTTCGAGTTTATGCTTAAAGTGATGGTGACAGGCGCTTTTATTGGCATTAAACATGCTTTTCCCATCATGAAACGCCAAAACTATGGACGCATTATTAATATGGCATCGATTAATGGTGTCATCGGGTTCGCTGGCAAAGCTGCATATAATAGTGCGAAGCATGGTTTAATCGGCTTAACGAAGGTTGCCGCTCTGGAGGGGGCGTCTCACGGTATTACCGTGAATGCCCTTTGTCCCGGCTATGTCGATACGCCGCTTGTGAGGGGGCAATTGGAAGATTTGTCCCGAACACGCAATGTTCATGTAGATAAAGTTTTAGAAGAAGTGATTTATCCACTTGTCCCGCAAAAGAGGCTCTTGTCTGTGGAAGAAATCGCTGATTATGCCATGCTGATTGCCAGCGACAAGATGAAGGGTGTTACGGGGGCTTCCCTGCTCATTGACGGAGGCTACACGGCACAGTAG
- a CDS encoding LysR family transcriptional regulator, with the protein MDLKQLTYLLEIAKQLNFTKAAESLHLTQPTLSKMVKGLEEELGVTLFDRSGKFIKLTDAGTAAIQQIQLIVQSVQDLHTILNDVSNLRTGSIRIGLPPVIGTLFFPSVVANFQREYPHIDFHIVEEGAKKVESRILEGQLDLAVVVAPVESDDFEVMPYLNEELALILHESHILAEKASVDLLDLRKEAFILFPGGFAVRKHIMQACSKVGFEPRVIYESAHWDLLAEMVAANTGISILPQAICSKITNSSVKTVRLTNPTIPWNLIIIWHKDKYQSYAMREFIRFIQASQN; encoded by the coding sequence ATGGATTTAAAGCAATTAACCTATTTGCTTGAGATTGCCAAGCAGCTTAATTTCACGAAGGCCGCGGAGTCCTTGCATTTAACCCAACCAACACTGAGCAAAATGGTGAAGGGACTTGAAGAAGAGCTAGGCGTAACGCTATTTGACCGATCAGGTAAGTTCATTAAACTGACGGATGCTGGCACCGCCGCTATTCAGCAGATTCAGTTGATCGTCCAATCCGTTCAAGATCTGCACACTATTCTTAATGACGTATCCAACTTGCGGACAGGTTCCATACGGATTGGCTTGCCCCCCGTGATTGGGACCCTCTTCTTCCCCAGCGTTGTTGCCAACTTCCAAAGGGAATATCCACACATCGATTTCCATATCGTAGAAGAAGGTGCCAAAAAAGTGGAAAGCCGCATTCTGGAAGGACAGCTCGATCTCGCTGTGGTTGTTGCGCCTGTAGAATCGGACGATTTTGAAGTCATGCCTTATTTAAATGAGGAGTTAGCCCTTATTCTCCACGAATCGCACATTTTGGCTGAGAAGGCCTCAGTGGACCTACTGGACTTAAGAAAAGAAGCGTTCATTTTGTTTCCTGGCGGCTTTGCTGTTCGGAAGCATATTATGCAGGCCTGCAGCAAAGTCGGTTTTGAGCCGCGCGTCATCTATGAAAGCGCACACTGGGATCTGCTTGCTGAAATGGTAGCAGCTAACACAGGCATTTCTATCCTTCCGCAAGCTATTTGCAGCAAAATCACCAATTCTTCCGTGAAAACGGTACGTTTAACGAATCCTACCATTCCTTGGAATCTGATTATTATTTGGCATAAAGATAAATATCAATCCTACGCCATGAGGGAGTTTATTCGATTCATTCAGGCATCGCAAAATTAA
- a CDS encoding MBL fold metallo-hydrolase, with translation MELYAVKFGESPFYYKYIYRDMGNSEMKTTISWSYYIAKHNDKIIFIDTGFRDETTASKWGITFTGVQNELGKIINNKVSADVVIITHSHFDHIENLDLMDNPTIIISKIDYDFAINNCSDSIKEKLLQCNPVTVEDEYSYENLFRFKVIGGHSDGSSVIYFTNDNKDYVITGDECYWCENLKSNRPIGVFSNTENNENFLSNAHKQGLIPLPFHDLKIFEEHPAISKNIVRII, from the coding sequence ATGGAACTTTATGCTGTTAAATTTGGAGAATCGCCGTTTTACTATAAATATATTTATCGTGATATGGGTAATTCAGAAATGAAAACAACTATTTCTTGGTCTTATTATATAGCAAAGCATAATGATAAAATTATATTTATTGATACAGGGTTTCGAGATGAGACTACTGCATCTAAATGGGGAATTACATTTACTGGTGTCCAAAATGAATTAGGAAAAATAATAAACAATAAAGTATCTGCTGATGTTGTCATTATAACACATAGCCATTTTGACCATATTGAAAACTTGGATCTAATGGATAACCCTACAATAATTATTTCTAAAATTGACTACGATTTTGCAATTAACAATTGCTCGGATTCCATTAAAGAAAAACTATTGCAATGTAATCCAGTAACCGTAGAAGATGAATATTCATACGAAAATCTTTTTAGGTTTAAAGTCATTGGTGGACATAGCGATGGTTCCTCTGTTATCTATTTTACAAATGATAATAAAGACTACGTAATCACTGGTGATGAGTGTTATTGGTGTGAAAATTTAAAAAGTAATAGACCTATTGGGGTTTTTTCTAATACAGAAAACAATGAGAATTTTTTGTCAAATGCTCATAAACAAGGATTAATCCCCTTACCGTTTCATGATTTGAAAATATTTGAAGAACATCCTGCGATTTCAAAGAATATAGTCAGGATTATATAA
- a CDS encoding NADPH-dependent FMN reductase produces the protein MSKKIGIIVGSLRESSFNQMIANSIPELVDSAEYEYISIANLPLYNADLDHEEGPEPVKHYREAIQKTDGILIVSPEYNSGIPGVLKNALDWASTPTKTAVLIHKPAGVIGATPGVKGTILSQQQIRQTLDATQSYVMPAQKMYISQIMDKIDSNTRKLTDDTTRKYLQRYVQSFLQWINQVERLNE, from the coding sequence ATGTCAAAAAAAATTGGGATTATTGTAGGAAGTTTGAGGGAAAGCTCTTTTAATCAAATGATTGCGAATTCGATTCCAGAACTTGTAGATTCCGCGGAATATGAATATATATCGATTGCTAATCTTCCCCTCTATAACGCGGATTTGGATCATGAAGAAGGGCCAGAGCCAGTTAAGCATTATCGCGAGGCGATTCAAAAGACGGATGGCATTCTCATTGTTAGCCCCGAGTACAACTCAGGTATACCGGGAGTACTAAAAAATGCACTGGACTGGGCATCGACACCTACGAAAACAGCCGTCTTAATTCATAAGCCTGCAGGTGTGATAGGCGCAACACCTGGCGTAAAAGGGACGATTCTTTCGCAGCAGCAAATCAGGCAAACGTTGGATGCCACCCAGTCCTATGTGATGCCGGCTCAAAAGATGTATATTTCTCAAATCATGGACAAGATTGATTCAAATACTCGTAAGCTCACGGATGATACGACTCGCAAATATTTACAGCGTTATGTTCAATCATTTTTGCAATGGATTAACCAGGTAGAACGGCTTAATGAGTAG
- a CDS encoding DUF896 domain-containing protein, whose product MIPILNRINELSRIERSSGLSEIEKAEQAALRTQYLQILRGQLLTTLLNVSVMDEMGNDVTPKRLIDEKAANNQ is encoded by the coding sequence ATGATTCCAATTTTGAACCGTATTAATGAACTGAGCAGAATTGAGCGTAGTTCAGGTCTATCTGAGATTGAGAAAGCGGAACAAGCAGCGCTTCGGACGCAGTATTTACAGATTTTACGCGGGCAACTATTAACAACGCTTCTGAACGTGTCTGTTATGGATGAAATGGGGAACGATGTTACGCCTAAAAGGCTCATTGATGAAAAAGCAGCTAATAATCAATAA
- a CDS encoding AAA family ATPase encodes MLYIFSGLPGTGKSTLSAALARDIRATYLRVDVVEQAMRVAGTEVNGPAGYIVCYEIASHNLRLGLDVIADTVNPIHETRLAWRDVAETLGIPFVEIEVVCSDEREHRHRIVTRVSDISGFALPTWDEVKTRKYDVWDRDHIIIDTAHQTVSESLMTLMEKLEQERFRSSFMNRPRKNVKM; translated from the coding sequence ATGCTGTATATCTTTAGTGGGTTGCCAGGCACCGGTAAGTCCACGTTATCAGCAGCTTTGGCCAGAGATATCCGGGCCACGTATCTCCGGGTAGACGTTGTGGAGCAGGCTATGCGGGTTGCTGGAACTGAGGTTAACGGACCTGCTGGTTACATCGTGTGTTACGAGATCGCTTCGCATAATCTCCGGTTGGGCCTTGACGTGATAGCTGACACCGTCAATCCCATTCATGAAACTCGTCTAGCCTGGCGCGACGTTGCGGAAACTCTCGGAATTCCGTTTGTGGAAATTGAAGTGGTCTGCTCGGATGAACGTGAACACAGGCATCGTATCGTTACGCGTGTATCCGATATTTCCGGTTTTGCGTTACCTACGTGGGATGAGGTCAAGACCCGAAAGTACGATGTTTGGGATCGGGATCACATCATTATCGACACAGCTCATCAAACCGTATCTGAAAGCCTGATGACGTTAATGGAAAAGTTGGAACAGGAGCGATTCCGTAGTAGCTTTATGAACCGACCGCGAAAGAATGTGAAAATGTAA
- a CDS encoding DUF4317 domain-containing protein — protein sequence MIKKELAHIRKQFKLDHEKLEIFNILNVYIMKESNEIYHYERQSFSLLDREKQELYMANFKKLLTGELDQKMFELKFQEEAEKPSQVLLHQGLVTGNPEEWQDLMLLLVEKMLADTQYERDTVITFVHGQYFKPTKIRNEEAEVSEKDEMFANPFILCSVNSTEQQRKILMFDYVEREYKYNVFVDPIIKLNSPEQGFFYPSVTDNYSDMNRIVYCSGKANEPNWHFIEQVLNAEKTVTAQEERTIFEEIVKEVAGDQLDASTIAHVYEEIHRVIETNEEEEPPKLDYKDVERMLTVSGVENVTMEKVERAFQTVVDNKNYELKANSVMPKFTSKSIKIDTKIATISVSPQDLKYVRQVNYKGKRCILIEVDEDAVIEGFTLSTETL from the coding sequence ATGATAAAGAAAGAACTCGCACATATTCGCAAACAGTTTAAACTGGATCACGAGAAGCTTGAAATTTTCAACATTCTTAACGTGTATATCATGAAGGAAAGCAACGAAATCTATCATTATGAGCGTCAATCTTTCTCCTTATTGGACAGGGAAAAGCAGGAACTATATATGGCCAATTTCAAAAAACTACTGACCGGCGAGTTGGATCAGAAGATGTTCGAGTTAAAGTTTCAGGAGGAGGCGGAGAAGCCTTCACAGGTGCTTCTCCATCAAGGTTTAGTGACCGGCAACCCGGAAGAATGGCAAGATCTGATGCTCCTGTTGGTGGAGAAAATGTTGGCGGATACCCAATATGAACGGGACACGGTCATTACTTTCGTCCACGGACAATACTTTAAGCCGACCAAAATCAGGAATGAAGAAGCTGAGGTGAGTGAAAAGGACGAGATGTTCGCGAATCCGTTCATTCTGTGCAGTGTGAATTCCACGGAACAACAGCGGAAAATCCTCATGTTTGATTACGTCGAGCGGGAATACAAGTATAATGTTTTCGTAGATCCGATCATTAAATTGAACTCGCCGGAGCAAGGTTTTTTCTACCCAAGTGTGACGGACAACTATTCCGACATGAATCGCATTGTGTATTGCTCGGGGAAAGCCAACGAACCGAATTGGCATTTCATCGAGCAAGTTTTGAATGCCGAGAAGACCGTGACGGCGCAAGAAGAGAGAACTATTTTTGAGGAAATCGTGAAAGAAGTGGCGGGAGATCAGCTGGACGCCTCAACAATCGCTCATGTGTACGAGGAAATTCATCGGGTTATTGAGACTAACGAGGAGGAGGAACCTCCGAAGTTGGACTATAAAGATGTGGAACGCATGCTAACGGTGAGCGGCGTGGAGAACGTAACGATGGAAAAGGTGGAACGAGCGTTTCAAACAGTCGTCGACAACAAAAACTATGAACTCAAAGCAAACAGTGTCATGCCAAAGTTCACATCGAAATCAATTAAGATTGATACGAAGATCGCCACGATTTCAGTCAGTCCGCAAGATTTAAAGTACGTGAGACAGGTGAATTATAAAGGGAAACGATGTATCTTGATCGAGGTCGACGAAGACGCCGTGATCGAAGGATTTACCCTTAGTACGGAGACGTTGTAG
- a CDS encoding ATP-binding cassette domain-containing protein, translating to MKNHQEPLDVLKWGTKANRLEQVKLMLQQVQLPDHDRFLAQKCSELSGGQLQRIAIARGLILQPKLLIADEIHTMLDPSTQANVMRLLKRLQNEKGFALVLITHNLSLARKVADRFIVMEQGSIIDNRSALEKNYP from the coding sequence TTGAAAAACCATCAGGAACCGCTGGATGTGCTCAAATGGGGAACCAAGGCCAACCGTTTAGAACAAGTGAAGCTTATGCTGCAACAGGTGCAGTTGCCGGATCATGATCGTTTTCTTGCCCAAAAATGCAGCGAATTGAGCGGCGGACAGCTCCAGCGCATCGCCATTGCGCGAGGCCTGATTTTACAGCCCAAGCTGTTGATTGCTGATGAAATTCACACGATGCTAGATCCTTCCACACAGGCCAATGTGATGCGTTTATTGAAACGGCTGCAGAACGAAAAAGGCTTTGCGCTTGTTTTAATCACGCATAACCTCAGCTTAGCTCGCAAAGTCGCCGACCGTTTCATAGTAATGGAACAGGGATCGATTATTGATAATCGATCCGCGCTTGAAAAGAATTATCCTTAG
- a CDS encoding nucleoside hydrolase, with the protein MLNVLSQEKMLKRLENPQGKIRMVLDTDTFNEIDDQFAVVYALKSQERLQVEAFYAAPFFNELSTGPDDGMEKSYLELKKIAGIVPEMANIPIYRGSDKYLPGPETPVESEAARNLIERAMASEEDDPLYVVAIGAITNVASAILMEPRIIEKIVVVWLGGHALHWPDTKEFNLFQDLHASRTVLNCGVPLVLIPCMGVASHLKTTLSEIRDYVKDKGKVGEYLYETYQNCMKEHYGKSRVIWDIATIAYLIESDWTPNELVHSPILSEDFRWSFDASRHFIRYVRYIDRDHVFEDLFHKLA; encoded by the coding sequence AATTCGGATGGTGTTAGATACGGATACCTTTAATGAAATTGATGATCAATTTGCTGTTGTTTATGCACTGAAATCGCAGGAAAGACTTCAAGTAGAAGCCTTTTATGCTGCACCATTCTTTAATGAATTATCTACTGGACCTGATGATGGAATGGAAAAAAGCTATCTGGAGCTGAAAAAAATTGCTGGAATTGTGCCGGAAATGGCGAATATTCCTATCTATCGTGGATCAGATAAGTATTTACCAGGACCTGAGACTCCAGTAGAAAGCGAAGCTGCACGAAATTTAATCGAACGAGCGATGGCTTCTGAAGAGGACGATCCTCTTTATGTGGTTGCGATCGGGGCTATCACGAACGTCGCTTCAGCTATACTTATGGAGCCAAGAATTATTGAGAAGATCGTCGTTGTGTGGTTGGGAGGTCATGCTTTGCATTGGCCGGATACGAAAGAATTCAATCTGTTTCAAGATCTGCATGCCTCTCGGACAGTATTAAATTGCGGAGTACCACTTGTGCTAATACCATGTATGGGTGTTGCCTCACATTTAAAGACCACATTATCGGAGATCAGAGACTATGTGAAAGACAAAGGCAAAGTAGGAGAATACTTGTATGAAACATACCAGAATTGCATGAAGGAGCATTATGGAAAATCAAGAGTAATCTGGGACATAGCAACGATTGCTTACCTTATTGAATCAGATTGGACACCAAACGAGCTGGTTCATAGTCCAATTTTATCGGAAGATTTTCGTTGGAGTTTCGATGCTTCGAGACATTTCATACGATACGTTCGTTATATAGATAGGGATCATGTATTTGAGGATTTATTCCATAAACTTGCCTAA